The Ornithodoros turicata isolate Travis chromosome 7, ASM3712646v1, whole genome shotgun sequence genome includes a region encoding these proteins:
- the LOC135400793 gene encoding protein eva-1 homolog C-like isoform X2, producing the protein MALTAVIRPPVRWIQLGDYFLLFASLWTLVSASSHLRTLKTFQKFACDGQDLHLRCFKNTTISISLAQYGRNVPYGALCPPDEEKQRPAEYNGTTECMAKEALRVVEEACREQEECSIRTDAKSFMVDPCPGVHKYAEVAYKCRPSTFSNRITCEDDKLRLRCHKNLRIVIYSAAFGGTHQGVPECPQPEGAKFTDCQVSYATETVLTSCHGRRKCVIAADTGTFGNPGCHKDMKLYLKVVYTCVPKEILKELDIGGSDRESGDEDEEGYVEEARYDPSSHSPHDITHPTGKPLPGAPMDHNQIPVGTKKLEVQSDENTEEDLKHVNCTLSSADHRAVGFLTEWVAAYKFIKKNKEKFILYTTLSLGCGLLAFLVVLSARLYFQRRLERRRVKKKVPVPLTCSFDDSDGGDQFDITSGPLHTGTIEVVRYANRTGMRRQDSDTYPRAPMSSRSVNNYYYS; encoded by the exons GCACTTTGAAGACGTTTCAAAAGTTCGCCTGCGATGGTCAAGACCTTCACCTTCGGTGCTTCAAGAACACCACCATCTCCATCTCGCTGGCACAGTATGGAAGGAACGTTCCTTACGGAGCGCTCTGTCCCCCGGATGAGGAGAAGCAGCGGCCGGCGGAGTACAATGGCACAACGGAGTGCATGGCCAAGGAGGCTTTGCGG GTAGTGGAAGAAGCTTGCCGAGAACAGGAAGAGTGTTCTATACGAACCGACGCAAAATCCTTCATGGTGGACCCCTGCCCAGGGGTCCACAAGTACGCAGAAGTTGCCTACAAATGCCGCCCTA GTACGTTTAGCAACCGAATTACATGCGAAGATGATAAACTAAGGCTACGCTGCCACAAAAACCTCCGGATAGTCATCTACTCGGCTGCTTTTGGAGGGACGCATCAAGGAGTACCTGAATGTCCTCAACCAGAAGGGGCCAAGTTCACTG ACTGCCAGGTGAGCTACGCCACGGAGACCGTGTTGACTAGTTGCCACGGGAGGAGGAAGTGCGTTATAGCTGCAGACACGGGAACGTTTGGTAACCCTGGCTGTCACAAGGATATGAAGCTGTATCTTAAAGTGGTCTACACCTGTG TGCCTAAGGAAATCCTCAAAGAGCTGGATATTGGTGGCAGTGACCGTGAAAGTGGTGACGAAGATGAAGAAGGCTATGTTGAAGAGGCGCGCTATGACCCTTCTAGCCACAGTCCTCATGACATCACACATCCAACGGGCAAGCCTCTTCCTG GTGCACCTATGGATCATAACCAAATACCCGTAGGAACCAAGAAACTTGAAGTACAAAGTGACGAAAACACAGAAGAAGACCTCAAACATGTGAATTGCACATTAAGCAGTGCAGACCATCGTGCTGTTGGCTTCCTAACGGAATGGGTGGCTGCATATAAGTTTATCAAAA AAAACAAGGAGAAGTTTATCCTCTACACAACATTAAGCTTGGGCTGTGGCCTGCTGGCGTTCCTGGTAGTGCTCTCAGCGCGGCTGTATTTCCAAAGACGGCTGGAGCGCCGCCGTGTCAAGAAGAAAGTGCCAGTACCTCTGACGTGTTCATTCGACGACTCTGACGGTGGAGACCAGTTTGACATCACCTCAGGGCCGCTGCACACGGGAACTATTGAGGTGGTGCGTTATGCCAACCGGACAGGTATGCGTAGGCAAGACAGTGACACGTATCCGCGAGCGCCAATGTCTTCGCGCTCCgtcaacaactactactacagtTAG
- the LOC135400793 gene encoding protein eva-1 homolog C-like isoform X1, whose amino-acid sequence MALTAVIRPPVRWIQLGDYFLLFASLWTLVSASSHLPLLSGTLKTFQKFACDGQDLHLRCFKNTTISISLAQYGRNVPYGALCPPDEEKQRPAEYNGTTECMAKEALRVVEEACREQEECSIRTDAKSFMVDPCPGVHKYAEVAYKCRPSTFSNRITCEDDKLRLRCHKNLRIVIYSAAFGGTHQGVPECPQPEGAKFTDCQVSYATETVLTSCHGRRKCVIAADTGTFGNPGCHKDMKLYLKVVYTCVPKEILKELDIGGSDRESGDEDEEGYVEEARYDPSSHSPHDITHPTGKPLPGAPMDHNQIPVGTKKLEVQSDENTEEDLKHVNCTLSSADHRAVGFLTEWVAAYKFIKKNKEKFILYTTLSLGCGLLAFLVVLSARLYFQRRLERRRVKKKVPVPLTCSFDDSDGGDQFDITSGPLHTGTIEVVRYANRTGMRRQDSDTYPRAPMSSRSVNNYYYS is encoded by the exons CTTTGTTGTCAGGCACTTTGAAGACGTTTCAAAAGTTCGCCTGCGATGGTCAAGACCTTCACCTTCGGTGCTTCAAGAACACCACCATCTCCATCTCGCTGGCACAGTATGGAAGGAACGTTCCTTACGGAGCGCTCTGTCCCCCGGATGAGGAGAAGCAGCGGCCGGCGGAGTACAATGGCACAACGGAGTGCATGGCCAAGGAGGCTTTGCGG GTAGTGGAAGAAGCTTGCCGAGAACAGGAAGAGTGTTCTATACGAACCGACGCAAAATCCTTCATGGTGGACCCCTGCCCAGGGGTCCACAAGTACGCAGAAGTTGCCTACAAATGCCGCCCTA GTACGTTTAGCAACCGAATTACATGCGAAGATGATAAACTAAGGCTACGCTGCCACAAAAACCTCCGGATAGTCATCTACTCGGCTGCTTTTGGAGGGACGCATCAAGGAGTACCTGAATGTCCTCAACCAGAAGGGGCCAAGTTCACTG ACTGCCAGGTGAGCTACGCCACGGAGACCGTGTTGACTAGTTGCCACGGGAGGAGGAAGTGCGTTATAGCTGCAGACACGGGAACGTTTGGTAACCCTGGCTGTCACAAGGATATGAAGCTGTATCTTAAAGTGGTCTACACCTGTG TGCCTAAGGAAATCCTCAAAGAGCTGGATATTGGTGGCAGTGACCGTGAAAGTGGTGACGAAGATGAAGAAGGCTATGTTGAAGAGGCGCGCTATGACCCTTCTAGCCACAGTCCTCATGACATCACACATCCAACGGGCAAGCCTCTTCCTG GTGCACCTATGGATCATAACCAAATACCCGTAGGAACCAAGAAACTTGAAGTACAAAGTGACGAAAACACAGAAGAAGACCTCAAACATGTGAATTGCACATTAAGCAGTGCAGACCATCGTGCTGTTGGCTTCCTAACGGAATGGGTGGCTGCATATAAGTTTATCAAAA AAAACAAGGAGAAGTTTATCCTCTACACAACATTAAGCTTGGGCTGTGGCCTGCTGGCGTTCCTGGTAGTGCTCTCAGCGCGGCTGTATTTCCAAAGACGGCTGGAGCGCCGCCGTGTCAAGAAGAAAGTGCCAGTACCTCTGACGTGTTCATTCGACGACTCTGACGGTGGAGACCAGTTTGACATCACCTCAGGGCCGCTGCACACGGGAACTATTGAGGTGGTGCGTTATGCCAACCGGACAGGTATGCGTAGGCAAGACAGTGACACGTATCCGCGAGCGCCAATGTCTTCGCGCTCCgtcaacaactactactacagtTAG
- the LOC135400793 gene encoding uncharacterized protein LOC135400793 isoform X3, which translates to MAKEALRVVEEACREQEECSIRTDAKSFMVDPCPGVHKYAEVAYKCRPSTFSNRITCEDDKLRLRCHKNLRIVIYSAAFGGTHQGVPECPQPEGAKFTDCQVSYATETVLTSCHGRRKCVIAADTGTFGNPGCHKDMKLYLKVVYTCVPKEILKELDIGGSDRESGDEDEEGYVEEARYDPSSHSPHDITHPTGKPLPGAPMDHNQIPVGTKKLEVQSDENTEEDLKHVNCTLSSADHRAVGFLTEWVAAYKFIKKNKEKFILYTTLSLGCGLLAFLVVLSARLYFQRRLERRRVKKKVPVPLTCSFDDSDGGDQFDITSGPLHTGTIEVVRYANRTGMRRQDSDTYPRAPMSSRSVNNYYYS; encoded by the exons ATGGCCAAGGAGGCTTTGCGG GTAGTGGAAGAAGCTTGCCGAGAACAGGAAGAGTGTTCTATACGAACCGACGCAAAATCCTTCATGGTGGACCCCTGCCCAGGGGTCCACAAGTACGCAGAAGTTGCCTACAAATGCCGCCCTA GTACGTTTAGCAACCGAATTACATGCGAAGATGATAAACTAAGGCTACGCTGCCACAAAAACCTCCGGATAGTCATCTACTCGGCTGCTTTTGGAGGGACGCATCAAGGAGTACCTGAATGTCCTCAACCAGAAGGGGCCAAGTTCACTG ACTGCCAGGTGAGCTACGCCACGGAGACCGTGTTGACTAGTTGCCACGGGAGGAGGAAGTGCGTTATAGCTGCAGACACGGGAACGTTTGGTAACCCTGGCTGTCACAAGGATATGAAGCTGTATCTTAAAGTGGTCTACACCTGTG TGCCTAAGGAAATCCTCAAAGAGCTGGATATTGGTGGCAGTGACCGTGAAAGTGGTGACGAAGATGAAGAAGGCTATGTTGAAGAGGCGCGCTATGACCCTTCTAGCCACAGTCCTCATGACATCACACATCCAACGGGCAAGCCTCTTCCTG GTGCACCTATGGATCATAACCAAATACCCGTAGGAACCAAGAAACTTGAAGTACAAAGTGACGAAAACACAGAAGAAGACCTCAAACATGTGAATTGCACATTAAGCAGTGCAGACCATCGTGCTGTTGGCTTCCTAACGGAATGGGTGGCTGCATATAAGTTTATCAAAA AAAACAAGGAGAAGTTTATCCTCTACACAACATTAAGCTTGGGCTGTGGCCTGCTGGCGTTCCTGGTAGTGCTCTCAGCGCGGCTGTATTTCCAAAGACGGCTGGAGCGCCGCCGTGTCAAGAAGAAAGTGCCAGTACCTCTGACGTGTTCATTCGACGACTCTGACGGTGGAGACCAGTTTGACATCACCTCAGGGCCGCTGCACACGGGAACTATTGAGGTGGTGCGTTATGCCAACCGGACAGGTATGCGTAGGCAAGACAGTGACACGTATCCGCGAGCGCCAATGTCTTCGCGCTCCgtcaacaactactactacagtTAG